A portion of the Corynebacterium ammoniagenes DSM 20306 genome contains these proteins:
- the narI gene encoding respiratory nitrate reductase subunit gamma, with translation MEYFENFLWGAFPWLAIVAFFVGIFWRWRFDQFGWTTHSSQIYESKLLRLSSPLFHWGMVFVIIGHLMGLAIPKSWTSAVGISDAGYHLIATYPGAMAAIATVLGLIGLIYRRVVNRSVFLATSRSDKVMYIFLGAAILSGTIATMALQLFDVLGTHGYDYRESISPWLRNLLIFNIQPELMTDVPWPFKVHVLAGFTLIAVWPFTRLVHAFSAPVGYVTRPYVVYRSRDSRTTDMRSHVAWEPVRSPHSQLDRDKDRKKRADHVRPPRSG, from the coding sequence ATGGAATACTTTGAAAATTTCCTCTGGGGCGCATTCCCGTGGCTGGCGATAGTGGCTTTCTTCGTCGGTATCTTCTGGCGTTGGCGCTTTGACCAGTTCGGATGGACCACGCACTCGTCGCAGATTTATGAATCGAAGCTGCTGCGTTTGTCCTCCCCGCTGTTTCACTGGGGTATGGTCTTTGTCATCATCGGCCACTTGATGGGCCTGGCCATTCCCAAGTCGTGGACCAGTGCGGTGGGTATCTCCGACGCCGGCTACCACCTCATCGCTACCTACCCGGGTGCGATGGCCGCCATCGCGACGGTGCTCGGCCTTATTGGTCTAATCTATCGCCGCGTTGTCAACCGCTCGGTGTTTCTGGCGACCTCACGCTCCGATAAAGTCATGTACATTTTCCTGGGGGCAGCCATCCTATCTGGCACCATTGCCACCATGGCCTTGCAGCTTTTCGATGTCTTGGGCACCCATGGCTACGACTATCGCGAATCCATTTCGCCGTGGCTGCGCAACCTGTTGATTTTCAACATCCAGCCGGAGTTGATGACCGATGTGCCGTGGCCATTTAAGGTGCACGTGCTCGCAGGATTCACGCTGATTGCGGTGTGGCCGTTTACCCGCCTGGTCCACGCATTCTCGGCACCGGTTGGCTATGTCACCCGTCCGTACGTGGTCTATCGCTCCCGCGATTCCCGCACCACCGATATGCGGTCCCACGTTGCATGGGAACCAGTGCGTTCTCCGCATTCACAGCTTGACCGCGACAAAGATCGTAAAAAGCGCGCCGACCACGTGCGCCCGCCACGTTCTGGTTAA